The Quercus robur chromosome 7, dhQueRobu3.1, whole genome shotgun sequence genome has a segment encoding these proteins:
- the LOC126691398 gene encoding zinc finger BED domain-containing protein RICESLEEPER 2-like, with amino-acid sequence MIRLLLNKLDTSSLMLGGSMLHMRCAAHILNLIVQDGLSLIGDGIERIRDSVIYWTGSPKRRQKFEENARQLRVQCTKELVLDCKSWNSTYLMLSTALIYKDVFSRLAKREISYTCLPYDYDWELAKDICGRLELFHSATEFFSGRKYPTTNMYFNVVCELKIALNEWSVYSNEMISTMAESMLAKFNSYWANVSVVMAIAAILDPRYKMKLLEFYYPKIYGDNSNLEIEKIKNLCYDLLDEYGDINESSVDNEGSSHVPASTSSPVAQMKFRLSGAMSSFDEFVNNSSSSSKKHGSARMEFDHFIDEGVLKRSEDFDILGWWKSNGLKYPTLQRIARDILAIPITTVASESAFSTSGRLLSPHRSRLHPKTIEAMMCAQNWFFNYVRDCTVQTILDDGEPNEEDGSCVTIMDD; translated from the exons ATGATTAGACTTCTTTTGAATAAGCTTGATACTAGTTCTCTTATGTTGGGTGGGTCTATGTTGCATATGAGGTGTGCTgcacatattttgaatttgattgttcaaGATGGGTTGTCTCTTATTGGTGATGGTATTGAGAGGATTCGTGATAGTGTGATTTATTGGACTGGATCACCAAAAAGAAggcaaaaatttgaagaaaatgcaCGTCAATTGCGTGTTCAATGCACCAAAGAGTTAGTCTTAGATTGTAAAAGTTGGAATTCAACTTACTTAATGCTTTCTACTGCATTGATTTATAAAGATGTTTTCTCACGTTTGGCTAAACGTGAAATATCTTATACTTGTTTACCATATGATTATGATTGGGAGTTAGCCAAAGATATTTGTGGGAGGTTGGAGTTGTTTCATAGTGCGACTGAGTTTTTCTCTGGTCGTAAGTACCCCACAACTAATATGTATTTTAATGTGGTGTGTGAGTTGAAAATTGCATTGAATGAATGGAGTGTGTATTCAAATGAGATGATAAGTACGATGGCGGAAAGTATGCTTGCTAAGTTTAATTCTTATTGGGCTAATGTTAGTGTTGTTATGGCTATTGCTGCTATCTTAGATCCAAGATATAAGATGAAGttattagaattttattatCCTAAAATTTATGGTGATAATTCTAATTTggagattgaaaaaattaagaatctttGTTATGATTTACTTGATGAGTATGGAGATATAAATGAGTCCTCTGTAGATAATGAAGGAAGTTCCCATGTTCCTGCTAGTACTTCAAGCCCTGTGGCACAAATGAAATTTAGGTTGAGTGGGGCAATGTCATCTTTTGATGAGTTTGTGAATAATAGTTCAAGTAGTTCAAAGAAACATGGGAGTGCTAGAATGGAATTTGATCATTTCATTGATGAAGGAGTGTTAAAGAGGAGTgaagattttgatattttgggatGGTGGAAAAGTAATGGTTTAAAGTATCCTACTTTACAAAGGATTGCAAGAGATATTTTAGCCATTCCTATTACAACTGTTGCTTCAGAATCGGCCTTTAGCACTAGTGGGAGACTTTTAAGTCCACACCGTAGTAGGCTACATCCCAAGACTATAGAGGCAATGATGTGTGCTCAAAATTG GTTCTTCAACTATGTCCGAGATTGTACCGTTCAAACAATTCTTGATGATGGGGAGCCTAATGAAGAGGATGGGAGTTGTGTCACAATTATGGATGATTAG